A window of Pirellulales bacterium contains these coding sequences:
- a CDS encoding DUF1501 domain-containing protein, producing the protein MNLPPEHDRTSVARQVSRRWFLRECGVGLGAVALSRLAAQGAVAAADPLAPKLPPFAPRAKRVIFLFMAGAPSQLELFDYKPLLAKHHGELPPAELLKGYRAAFINPNSKLMGPRFQFAKHGASGTEVSELLPEFAKIVDETTIVKSMTTDAFNHAPAQLLMSTGSMQFGKPSLGSWALYGLGSECDNLPGFVVFSTGQKGPSAGNANWGSGFLPPVYQGAQFRSVGDPVLYLSNPPGVDRRLQRESIDAINALNERQLAVLGDPEIAARIRSYEMAFEMQASAPEVMDLSQEPQHVLEMYGAKPGERSFANCCLLARRMVEQGVRFVEIFHEAWDQHGSLVKDIQKNCLDTDRASAALVADLKQRGLLDDTLVIWGGEFGRTPMVEGGGFDGRDHHPNAFTMWLAGGGVRAGTVHGETDDLGFNVARDPVHLRDLHATILHLLGFDHARLSVKHQGLAQRLTGVEPARVVREILA; encoded by the coding sequence ATGAACTTGCCTCCCGAACACGACAGAACTTCCGTCGCCCGACAGGTCTCGCGCCGTTGGTTCTTACGCGAGTGCGGCGTCGGTCTGGGGGCCGTGGCGCTCAGCCGACTGGCTGCCCAGGGCGCCGTCGCCGCGGCCGATCCGCTCGCCCCGAAGCTGCCGCCGTTCGCCCCGCGGGCCAAGCGGGTCATCTTTCTGTTCATGGCGGGCGCCCCCAGCCAGCTTGAATTGTTCGACTACAAGCCGCTGCTGGCGAAGCATCATGGCGAGCTCCCTCCCGCGGAGCTGCTCAAGGGATATCGTGCCGCGTTCATTAACCCCAACTCGAAGCTCATGGGCCCGCGGTTCCAATTCGCCAAACACGGCGCCAGCGGGACCGAGGTTTCCGAGTTGCTTCCCGAGTTCGCGAAGATCGTCGACGAGACGACCATCGTCAAATCGATGACGACCGACGCCTTCAACCACGCCCCGGCCCAATTGCTGATGAGCACCGGCTCGATGCAGTTCGGCAAGCCGAGTCTCGGGTCGTGGGCCCTGTACGGACTGGGGTCGGAGTGCGACAACCTGCCCGGATTCGTCGTTTTCAGCACCGGCCAGAAGGGCCCCAGCGCCGGCAACGCGAACTGGGGCAGCGGTTTTCTCCCTCCCGTGTACCAAGGGGCCCAGTTCCGCTCCGTGGGGGACCCCGTGCTGTATCTGTCGAACCCGCCAGGAGTCGATCGACGGCTCCAGCGCGAGTCGATCGACGCGATCAACGCTCTCAACGAGCGGCAGCTTGCCGTGCTCGGCGACCCGGAGATCGCCGCCCGCATCCGCTCCTACGAGATGGCGTTCGAGATGCAAGCCAGCGCCCCCGAGGTGATGGACCTTTCGCAGGAGCCGCAGCACGTGCTCGAGATGTACGGCGCCAAGCCGGGCGAGCGGTCGTTTGCCAACTGCTGCCTGTTGGCTCGACGAATGGTTGAGCAGGGGGTCCGCTTCGTCGAAATCTTTCACGAGGCGTGGGACCAGCACGGCAGCCTCGTGAAGGACATTCAGAAGAATTGTCTCGACACCGATCGAGCGAGCGCCGCGCTCGTGGCCGATCTCAAGCAGCGCGGGCTGCTGGACGACACGCTGGTGATTTGGGGGGGCGAGTTCGGCCGCACCCCCATGGTCGAGGGGGGCGGGTTCGACGGCCGCGACCATCACCCCAACGCCTTTACCATGTGGCTCGCCGGCGGCGGCGTCCGGGCCGGGACCGTACACGGCGAAACCGACGACCTGGGATTCAACGTCGCTCGCGATCCGGTCCATCTCCGCGACCTGCATGCGACAATCCTCCATCTGCTCGGCTTCGACCACGCCCGATTGAGCGTCAAGCACCAGGGCCTCGCCCAACGCCTCACCGGGGTGGAACCGGCGCGGGTCGTTCGTGAGATCTTGGCGTAG